DNA from Mesorhizobium sp. DCY119:
TCTTCCGACGCTTTTTCGGCAATTACGGCTCCGACCTGTTTCCGATCACCTTCTTCACGCTGCCCGTTCTGGCGGTGGTCGGTGCAATCATCGGGTTGCAGATCATCAACCGCTCCGGGGTGCTGATCTTCCTGTTCAATGCAGGCCACAAGGTGCAGCCGCTGTGGCGGCCGGCAGCGGAGCGGGCGTCCGCTTGATCCGAGGATTGTCAGGCGCCTGATGGCGACAGTTCGTCACGCGCGTCGGACGGCCGTCCCAAGACCGCGATGAAAGACTGGCTGAGCTGCGGAAACAGGTCGCAGAGCATCTTGTTCACGCGCAGCATGAAGGCACGTTTCATCGTCACACCGCGCGTTCCGTAGTCATAGTCGGAAAAATAGATCTGCTTGATCTCGAAGCCTTCGCGAACGGACAGTTGCTGCAAGGTCTGCGGCGTGTAGTAACAGGTGTGCTCGGGATTGACCGGCGGCTCGTTGGTCAGGCCGAAGACGCATTTCAGCAATCGGCTCATGGAGAAAGCGTTCGGCGTCGTGATGACGAGGACGCCGTCCTTCTTCAGATTGCGGATCGAGCAGCGGAGAAAAAGGCCAGGATTGCTCAGGTGCTCGATCAGTTCGCCGGCAAAGACCACGTCGTAGGGTTCGGTATCGACAAAGGATTCGGCGTCGCCGACGACAACCTCGTAGCCGGCGGCGCGGGCCCGAGCGACATCCTCTTCAAGAATGTCGATGCCTTTCACGTAGCCTGCCAGGCCGACGAATTCTGAAAGGTAGAAGGTGCCGATCTCCTGCCGGGCCTCAAACTCGTGCCCGATGGTTCCAATGTCGAGCATTCTTCTGCCCTTGATAAGCGGGCCGAGAAGATCATGAATGCTCCGCAGTCGGGCATTTCCGACAAGATGTAACATCGAGACAACCCCTTGCTGAGCCCCCTTTGTTACTCAAACATCTTTGCAAAAGACGGACAAGTATTCACAACGGCCGACGGGATGTACTTGTCCTAAGTCGAAATCGGTATGCCAACCGAGCAATAAAGCCTTCCTGCCTTCGGGTGGTCCGGCAGTTGGATCGCGCGTCCATCTGCATCGCCCTGACCTTACAGGAAGATCGCTACATGCGACGTCAGCGCCAACCCATCGCCGGGGCAACATGGGTCATGATGGCCTCGATGACATGTGCGTTGTAGTCGACGCCGAGCTGGTTGGGGACGGTCAAAAGCAGTGTGTCGGCCTCGGCGATTGCCTCGTCCTTTTTCAGCTGCTCGATGAGAACGTCCGGTTCGGCGGCATAG
Protein-coding regions in this window:
- a CDS encoding class I SAM-dependent methyltransferase, which gives rise to MLHLVGNARLRSIHDLLGPLIKGRRMLDIGTIGHEFEARQEIGTFYLSEFVGLAGYVKGIDILEEDVARARAAGYEVVVGDAESFVDTEPYDVVFAGELIEHLSNPGLFLRCSIRNLKKDGVLVITTPNAFSMSRLLKCVFGLTNEPPVNPEHTCYYTPQTLQQLSVREGFEIKQIYFSDYDYGTRGVTMKRAFMLRVNKMLCDLFPQLSQSFIAVLGRPSDARDELSPSGA